In the genome of Mytilus edulis chromosome 3, xbMytEdul2.2, whole genome shotgun sequence, one region contains:
- the LOC139516528 gene encoding uncharacterized protein: MSEPGPESPIRIQRSEEREGSTRFSPEDALSLFTQSLDLTLRKHKEELFKEIDTRIGAKEVESVPPVKQTPKFRYDGNEKQFSFNGERLTELEKTLKFIEKDSPALAIQYLEKSIKALKERNKLLRIADKYGWDVVDEYIDDPITEGTDDATKLRQADYRAKAKRRNKVSTRPAPYIPEPESILVPQDEPFRKTSSASTREVSRNYKYPAAQGSQTRTGPRNGIYNQNEYFTSSQPTDRCYYCNGEGHWAYHCPKRRRFQPAETSGSSGAK; this comes from the coding sequence ATGAGTGAACCTGGACCGGAATCGCCTATACGAATTCAACGCAGTGAAGAACGTGAAGGGTCTACTCGATTTTCACCTGAGGATGCCTTATCGCTGTTTACCCAGAGCCTTGATTTGACATTGAGAAAGCACAAAGAAGAGTTATTCAAGGAGATTGACACGCGAATTGGTGCTAAAGAAGTTGAAAGTGTTCCTCCGGTAAAACAGACTCCTAAATTCAGGTACGACGGTAATGAAAAGCAATTTAGTTTTAACGGAGAACGTTTAACAGAACTTGAAAAGACCCTCAAATTCATAGAGAAAGATTCCCCGGCTTTAGCCATTCAGTACCTAGAAAAGAGCATAAAGGCCCTAAAGGAAAGAAATAAGCTTCTTCGAATAGCCGACAAGTACGGGTGGGACGTAGTGGACGAATATATAGACGACCCTATTACAGAGGGGACCGACGACGCAACAAAGTTAAGACAAGCCGACTACCGGGCCAAAGCTAAGAGACGTAACAAAGTAAGCACCCGTCCTGCTCCTTATATTCCAGAACCAGAGAGTATCTTAGTTCCTCAAGATGAGCCTTTTCGTAAAACTTCATCAGCATCTACAAGAGAAGTATCTAGAAACTACAAATACCCGGCTGCCCAAGGATCACAAACCCGCACAGGACCTCGTAACGGTATCTACAACCAGAATGAGTACTTCACCAGTTCACAACCAACAGACAGGTGTTACTACTGCAATGGAGAGGGTCACTGGGCCTATCATTGCCCAAAGAGACGGAGGTTCCAACCAGCCGAGACCAGTGGCTCTTCAGGAGCAAAGTGA